TGCATCCACCTAAGAGTTTCTGGACAATTGATTATATCTCTGTTGAATATGATGATAATACGATTATCACACCACAAATTGAGAGGATTGTCGCCGGTAACGATATGACGGGTGCTGATATTACTGGCCAACTTGGGTTTTCCGATAACGACTATTTCATTATGCCTACAATCGGGGATTGGGCTGAAGTGAGTTTTGCGTCGCCGGCGTATCCTTCTGATAGTAGTCTGAAACGATCGGTCTTTCTCAGTACTACTGGTTACTATGAAGTTCAAATCGACAAAACTCAACCCGAACAAAAAGAGTTGATAGCCCATTTGATTAAAGAACCGGGTGAAATTGCAAGCTACTCAATAAACAGGTTACTTGAGTGGCAGGAAAATGAAAAATGAGGTCTCTGGCTCAATAATAGTGGAAAGCCGGGTAGGAATGAATCACTTGTACACTTCATACAATTCGGATAACCGGAGTTGAAATCTAAGCTGTACTGAACGATACTTGATTTGACAGTCATCTACTTCTGAGAGGTTATTGTAAATCTGTAATCAGGTTTCGTGATTTTGATGCTCTCGTTTCTACCCTTCGCACCTATTAATAATCTAACCACGCGCAGAGGGGAAAATCAGTAACTTATTGCTATATATGGAAAATATTGGTTAGAAAAAATAAAGCGCTGGTGCCCCACAGCTTGCTGTGGGTCTAGTTCGATAGGACCGATGCATACCATTCCTCAACATCCACCACCAAAGGAACATCTTTGGCACCATGATAACAAACCCAACTCGACCACTGCCATTCATCCGGAGAAGCCACCATTCCTCGCTTGACAGGATTGTTATGACAGTAACGAATCTTTTCTACGACAGATTCAGGACTCCTACAGTTATGGTCGTAACATCGGAATTGCCAGAATACACGACGTACGCCCTTCGGTGCGTTCGGTTCATGGCTATAAACGTCCCTCGCTGAACGTGATTTGATTTCACGAATCACAAAAC
This is a stretch of genomic DNA from Candidatus Zixiibacteriota bacterium. It encodes these proteins:
- a CDS encoding transposase; its protein translation is MTQLRHYDNLGTARFVTFSTYRRQPTLIDCRTVTVVLNYLDAARSKHGFRLLGYVVMPEHIHLVLHPPDGMKLGFVIREIKSRSARDVYSHEPNAPKGVRRVFWQFRCYDHNCRSPESVVEKIRYCHNNPVKRGMVASPDEWQWSSWVCYHGAKDVPLVVDVEEWYASVLSN